The Streptomyces phaeolivaceus genome has a window encoding:
- a CDS encoding ABC transporter, with protein MTALLRYQAALLVRSQRWLPPVILYAAFLGIGVQKGQPVLDSLGYTAAALLPVSAWLMRICVTNEPPAARSCTGAAAGPGRAHLACVLVAFSAAALLGTAATVLVTIISAPTSTDHQTRVESLPAGGAGLLAALVCALLGTAVGALTNRPLLRSRGRAVPALLLGALLALVVAGSPARAAVTALVDGSRHATIPVPVLPLLAAGVLAAAATAVACALTTRRAA; from the coding sequence ATGACCGCCCTCCTCCGTTACCAGGCAGCTCTTCTCGTCCGCTCCCAGCGCTGGCTGCCGCCCGTCATCCTGTACGCGGCGTTCCTCGGCATCGGTGTGCAGAAGGGGCAGCCGGTGCTCGACTCGCTCGGGTACACGGCCGCCGCGCTGCTGCCCGTGTCCGCGTGGCTGATGCGGATCTGTGTCACCAACGAACCGCCTGCGGCCCGCAGTTGTACGGGTGCGGCGGCCGGTCCCGGCCGGGCGCATCTGGCCTGTGTCCTGGTCGCCTTCTCGGCGGCGGCGCTGCTCGGTACGGCGGCCACGGTCCTCGTCACGATCATCAGCGCGCCCACGAGCACGGACCACCAGACCCGGGTCGAGTCGCTCCCGGCGGGCGGCGCCGGCCTGCTGGCCGCGCTCGTCTGCGCCCTCCTCGGCACGGCCGTCGGCGCGCTCACGAACCGGCCGCTGCTGCGGTCGCGGGGCCGGGCCGTCCCCGCGCTCCTGCTGGGCGCGCTGCTGGCCCTGGTGGTGGCGGGCTCCCCGGCACGGGCGGCGGTCACGGCCCTGGTCGACGGCTCGCGGCACGCGACGATCCCGGTGCCCGTCCTGCCCCTGCTCGCGGCAGGGGTCCTCGCGGCGGCGGCCACCGCGGTGGCCTGCGCCCTGACCACCCGCCGCGCGGCCTGA
- a CDS encoding DUF692 domain-containing protein — protein MTLGTGIGWRPEIADAVERMAGAAGGVDWVEVVAENVCPGHIDASLLRLRERGVTVVPHGVSLGLGGADRPDEQRLRSLAERAEALGAPLVTEHIAFVRAGGALTASPLLEAGHLLPVPRTRDALDVLCENVRIAQDALPVPLALENIAALINWPGEEMTEGQFLYDLVDRTGVRLLIDVANLHTNHVNRGEDPAKALDELPVEAIAYVHVAGGFERDGVWHDSHAHPVPRQVLDVLADLASRVTPPGVLLERDDDFPEPGELEGELTAIREVLEKAEARGTGATAPTAEPRAEEAEESEAAGTAEVAEPVARQRLALAQAALLSALVAGTPVPEGFDRVRLGVQARALAAKRADVVGKVAPELPEILGSSYRPTFVAYAQGHPMTDGYRRDALSFAEHVLLTGRPDDADTLRAVRRWWLERSGPAPLSQRPTARLARATRRVLLRR, from the coding sequence GTGACGTTGGGGACGGGCATCGGCTGGCGGCCGGAGATCGCCGACGCCGTCGAGCGCATGGCCGGGGCGGCGGGCGGTGTCGACTGGGTCGAGGTCGTCGCCGAGAACGTCTGTCCCGGGCACATCGACGCATCGTTGCTGCGGCTGCGGGAGCGCGGTGTCACGGTGGTCCCGCACGGGGTCTCCCTCGGTCTCGGCGGCGCCGACCGCCCCGACGAGCAGCGCCTGCGCTCCCTCGCGGAGCGCGCGGAGGCCCTGGGCGCCCCCCTGGTCACCGAGCACATCGCGTTCGTCCGGGCCGGGGGCGCGCTCACCGCGTCGCCGCTGCTGGAGGCCGGGCACCTGCTGCCGGTGCCGCGCACCCGGGACGCCCTGGACGTGCTGTGCGAGAACGTCCGTATCGCCCAGGACGCGCTGCCCGTGCCGCTCGCGCTGGAGAACATCGCCGCCCTGATCAACTGGCCGGGCGAGGAGATGACCGAGGGGCAGTTCCTCTACGACCTCGTGGACCGCACCGGTGTCCGGCTCCTCATCGACGTGGCGAACCTGCACACCAACCACGTCAACCGGGGCGAGGACCCCGCGAAGGCGCTCGACGAGCTGCCGGTCGAGGCCATCGCGTACGTCCATGTCGCGGGCGGCTTCGAGCGGGACGGGGTCTGGCACGACAGCCACGCCCACCCCGTCCCCCGGCAGGTCCTGGACGTCCTCGCCGACCTGGCCTCCCGGGTGACCCCGCCGGGCGTCCTGCTGGAGCGCGACGACGACTTCCCCGAGCCGGGTGAGCTGGAGGGGGAGCTGACGGCGATCCGGGAGGTCCTGGAGAAGGCCGAGGCGCGCGGCACGGGAGCGACGGCGCCCACCGCCGAGCCGCGGGCCGAGGAGGCAGAGGAGTCCGAGGCCGCCGGGACGGCCGAGGTGGCCGAGCCCGTCGCCCGGCAGCGGCTCGCGCTCGCGCAGGCGGCCCTGCTGTCCGCGCTGGTCGCGGGGACACCGGTGCCCGAGGGCTTCGACCGGGTGCGGCTCGGCGTACAGGCGCGGGCGCTGGCGGCCAAGCGGGCGGACGTCGTCGGGAAGGTCGCACCGGAGCTGCCGGAGATCCTCGGATCGTCGTACCGGCCGACGTTCGTGGCGTACGCGCAGGGTCACCCGATGACCGACGGCTACCGGCGGGACGCGCTCTCCTTCGCCGAGCACGTGCTGCTCACCGGCCGCCCGGACGACGCGGACACGCTCCGCGCGGTGCGCCGGTGGTGGCTGGAGCGCTCGGGACCCGCGCCGCTCTCGCAGCGCCCGACGGCCCGACTGGCCCGAGCGACCCGCAGGGTGCTGCTACGCCGTTGA
- a CDS encoding DUF4142 domain-containing protein: MPRLNGSVYASLALVVTVGALAFPMWSYADRSGTAQANMAASTVNTQWGPLTASDRDLIIRVRLAGLWELPAAEKAMARSKSPEVREAADHLIVGHKDLDERVRAVASQMGVELPNVPNEQQQGFLAQMDNATDEQFDRVWANLLRSAHGKIFPAIGQVRNMTENTLVRQLASDTNQTVLDHITVLEKTGQVDFDAIANGTI, translated from the coding sequence TTGCCTCGTCTCAACGGCTCGGTCTACGCCAGCCTGGCTCTCGTCGTCACCGTCGGCGCACTGGCGTTCCCGATGTGGTCCTACGCCGATCGTTCGGGCACCGCCCAGGCGAACATGGCCGCCAGCACGGTGAACACCCAGTGGGGGCCGCTGACCGCCTCCGACCGGGACCTCATCATCCGTGTCCGGCTGGCCGGACTCTGGGAACTGCCCGCCGCCGAGAAGGCGATGGCGCGGTCGAAGAGCCCGGAGGTCAGGGAGGCCGCCGACCACCTGATCGTGGGCCACAAGGACCTCGACGAGCGGGTGCGGGCCGTGGCGTCCCAGATGGGTGTCGAGCTGCCGAACGTGCCGAACGAACAGCAGCAGGGCTTCCTCGCGCAGATGGACAACGCGACGGACGAGCAGTTCGACCGGGTGTGGGCCAACCTGCTGCGCTCCGCGCACGGGAAGATCTTCCCGGCCATCGGGCAGGTACGGAACATGACCGAGAACACCCTGGTGCGCCAGCTGGCCTCGGACACCAACCAGACCGTGCTCGACCACATCACGGTGCTGGAGAAGACCGGACAGGTCGACTTCGACGCGATCGCCAACGGCACGATCTGA
- a CDS encoding polysaccharide deacetylase family protein translates to MIRPVRRITALGAALGAALAALTACGGPQASTRLVNASASPSVVSSSRPPTLAPGPAGLTPVFEHGPRSLGHKEPPTVALTFDADMTAEQGARAAAGERFDNPELIAALRQLKVPATVFMTGRWVEEYPIQARSIGRDPLFEVANHSYSHHAFTANCHGLPTMAPEGMRADLERAYRVFHEAGVRDPMPYFRFPGGCYDSRALRNLSASGVTAVQWDVVSGDAFATDAEDVVREVLDGVRPGSVVVMHCTRSAAPVTEKAVRKIVPVLRARGYRFVKVSDLVGAATATTP, encoded by the coding sequence GTGATCAGACCTGTACGAAGAATCACCGCGCTCGGTGCCGCGCTCGGTGCCGCGCTCGCCGCCCTCACCGCCTGTGGCGGCCCGCAGGCCTCGACGCGTCTCGTCAACGCCAGCGCGAGCCCCTCCGTCGTGTCGTCGTCCCGGCCGCCCACGCTCGCGCCGGGCCCGGCCGGGCTGACCCCCGTGTTCGAGCACGGGCCGCGGAGCCTTGGCCACAAGGAACCCCCGACCGTGGCGCTCACCTTCGACGCGGACATGACCGCGGAGCAGGGGGCGCGGGCCGCCGCCGGTGAACGGTTCGACAACCCGGAGCTGATCGCCGCGCTGCGGCAGCTGAAGGTTCCGGCCACGGTGTTCATGACGGGGCGGTGGGTCGAGGAGTATCCGATCCAGGCGCGGTCCATCGGGCGGGACCCCCTGTTCGAGGTCGCGAACCACTCGTACAGCCATCACGCCTTCACGGCGAACTGTCACGGCCTGCCCACGATGGCCCCGGAGGGTATGCGCGCGGACCTGGAGCGGGCGTACCGCGTGTTCCACGAGGCGGGCGTCCGGGACCCGATGCCGTACTTCCGGTTCCCCGGCGGCTGCTACGACAGCCGCGCGCTGCGGAATCTCAGCGCGTCCGGTGTGACGGCCGTGCAGTGGGACGTGGTGAGCGGGGACGCGTTCGCGACGGACGCCGAGGACGTGGTGCGGGAGGTGCTGGACGGGGTGCGGCCGGGGTCGGTCGTGGTCATGCACTGCACCCGGAGTGCCGCCCCGGTCACGGAGAAGGCCGTACGGAAGATCGTGCCGGTGCTCCGGGCGCGCGGGTACCGCTTCGTGAAGGTGTCGGACCTGGTCGGGGCCGCGACGGCGACGACGCCCTGA
- a CDS encoding ABC transporter ATP-binding protein codes for MERELLLRLEGVGRRYGFRGDWVLRDVDLEIAPSTLTRVEGANGTGKSMLLRVLAGLDAPTEGRATGRPRTAYVPERFPAALPFTAAEYLTHLGAVHGLDRPAAARAAAEWLERFGAAEYARTPMGELSKGSSQKVAVAQALLAAPELLVLDEAWTGLDADAREELERAVVERTAAGAAVVFVDHDPRRLAGAPDATYAVVGGALELRPGKGDFPVSVVVEVRAPSGADVPEDVRKSATLMQEMASGTHRFTVPQGESDELLRALLTARPPWHVVSVTPAPAALPAPAPDPDPEPAPAPAPELESS; via the coding sequence ATGGAACGTGAGTTACTGCTGAGGCTGGAGGGTGTCGGCCGCCGCTACGGCTTCCGTGGCGACTGGGTGCTGCGGGACGTGGACCTGGAGATCGCCCCCTCCACGCTGACCCGGGTGGAGGGCGCCAACGGAACCGGCAAGTCGATGCTGCTCCGCGTCCTCGCCGGGCTCGACGCGCCCACCGAGGGCCGGGCCACGGGCCGCCCGCGCACGGCGTACGTCCCCGAACGCTTCCCCGCCGCGCTGCCGTTCACCGCCGCCGAGTACCTCACCCACCTCGGCGCCGTCCACGGTCTGGACCGCCCGGCCGCCGCCCGCGCCGCCGCCGAGTGGCTGGAGCGCTTCGGGGCCGCCGAGTACGCCCGTACGCCCATGGGGGAGCTGTCCAAGGGCAGCAGCCAGAAGGTCGCCGTCGCGCAAGCCCTGCTCGCCGCACCGGAGTTGCTCGTCCTCGACGAGGCGTGGACCGGCCTGGACGCCGACGCGCGCGAGGAGTTGGAGCGCGCGGTGGTGGAGCGGACGGCGGCGGGGGCGGCCGTGGTGTTCGTGGACCACGACCCCCGGCGGTTGGCGGGGGCACCGGACGCGACGTACGCGGTGGTCGGGGGAGCGCTCGAACTCCGGCCGGGAAAGGGGGACTTCCCGGTCTCCGTCGTGGTCGAGGTGCGCGCGCCGTCGGGTGCGGATGTGCCGGAGGACGTAAGGAAGTCGGCGACGCTGATGCAGGAAATGGCGTCCGGCACGCACCGGTTCACCGTCCCGCAGGGCGAATCCGACGAGCTGCTCAGGGCGTTGCTGACCGCCCGGCCGCCGTGGCACGTGGTGAGCGTGACCCCGGCACCGGCGGCGCTCCCCGCCCCCGCCCCCGATCCCGATCCCGAACCTGCGCCTGCGCCTGCCCCCGAACTGGAAAGCTCCTGA
- a CDS encoding DUF4142 domain-containing protein, protein MRRSKGSVLVALAIAGTLTAVAYPIFYSYPNRNATAAAALTGDTVTTQWGPLTPGDRDLLIRVRLAGLWELPAGQQALERSGSASVREAADHLIVGHTDLDKRSRVIAAKLGVELPNQPTAEQQGWLDQMTASKTEAEYNKTWANLLRAAHGKIFPAIASVRNSTRNTLIRQLASDANQTVLDHITILEKTGEVDFATIADNSVSGTASPTGPPAPVPGQVPPAAPPAVPSTNPDVKSTPSPFETRPVPTGRPDPEEINKDQGTAQVQ, encoded by the coding sequence TTGCGACGCTCGAAGGGCTCTGTCCTCGTCGCCCTGGCGATCGCCGGCACACTCACCGCGGTCGCCTACCCGATCTTCTACTCGTACCCCAACCGCAACGCCACGGCAGCGGCGGCGCTCACCGGTGACACGGTGACCACGCAGTGGGGGCCGCTCACCCCCGGCGACCGCGACCTGCTCATCCGTGTGCGGCTGGCGGGACTGTGGGAGCTGCCCGCCGGGCAGCAGGCGCTGGAGCGCAGCGGCAGCGCGTCCGTCAGAGAGGCCGCCGACCACCTGATCGTGGGCCACACCGACCTCGACAAGCGGTCGCGGGTCATCGCGGCGAAGCTGGGCGTCGAGCTGCCCAACCAGCCGACGGCCGAGCAGCAGGGCTGGCTGGACCAGATGACCGCCTCGAAGACCGAGGCCGAGTACAACAAGACCTGGGCGAACCTGCTGCGGGCCGCGCACGGCAAGATCTTCCCGGCGATCGCCTCGGTGCGGAACTCCACCCGCAACACGCTGATCCGTCAGCTGGCCTCCGACGCCAACCAGACCGTGCTGGACCACATCACGATCCTGGAGAAGACCGGCGAGGTCGACTTCGCGACGATCGCCGACAACTCGGTCAGCGGTACCGCCAGCCCGACCGGCCCGCCGGCGCCCGTCCCGGGTCAGGTGCCGCCGGCCGCGCCGCCCGCCGTGCCGTCCACCAACCCGGACGTGAAGTCGACCCCGTCGCCCTTCGAGACCCGTCCGGTCCCCACCGGCCGTCCGGACCCGGAGGAGATCAACAAGGACCAGGGCACGGCGCAGGTCCAGTAG
- a CDS encoding DUF397 domain-containing protein, with product MSRSELAWFKSSYSGTQGDSCVEIALAWRKSTYSGTEGDDCVEVAACPSTIHVRDSKLPASPELTLSPAAWAPFIAQAGDFGPDAP from the coding sequence ATGAGCAGGTCCGAACTCGCCTGGTTCAAGAGCAGCTACAGCGGCACTCAGGGCGACAGCTGCGTCGAGATCGCGCTCGCCTGGCGGAAGTCGACGTACAGCGGCACCGAGGGCGACGACTGCGTAGAAGTCGCCGCCTGCCCCTCCACCATCCACGTCCGTGACTCCAAGCTCCCCGCCAGCCCCGAGCTGACGCTCTCCCCGGCCGCCTGGGCCCCCTTCATCGCCCAGGCGGGTGACTTCGGGCCGGACGCTCCGTAA
- a CDS encoding TIGR04222 domain-containing membrane protein, with the protein MLWVLFLLLAWAAAGVSCARLCLTSLRAAAADTAVHADHAHRCHRLTLYEAAFLSGGPARVADLTLVSMARQRRLLLAHTGWATVVDPDGRDEMERSVIGAIGPGGQSRIAPVRRSAAAAESVRHLSDRLVAAGLAVPEAARTGVADAVTQVRGAALGVCGLGALALLLPSQGFEEQRLLIALWFALPLVLTLSCLVIARIEGPPGTRWASPEGMRVLGAVVGRGGGEVADLVSVAVWGVGAMESPELRAAFEQR; encoded by the coding sequence ATGCTCTGGGTCCTCTTCCTCCTCCTGGCCTGGGCCGCCGCCGGCGTGTCCTGTGCCCGACTGTGCCTGACCTCGCTGCGCGCGGCGGCGGCCGACACCGCCGTCCACGCGGACCACGCCCACCGCTGCCACCGGCTCACGCTGTACGAGGCGGCGTTCCTGTCCGGCGGCCCGGCGCGCGTCGCCGACCTCACCCTCGTCTCCATGGCCCGGCAGCGCAGGCTCCTGCTCGCCCACACCGGCTGGGCGACCGTCGTGGACCCGGACGGGCGGGACGAGATGGAACGGTCCGTCATCGGCGCGATAGGCCCCGGTGGACAGTCCCGGATAGCGCCCGTACGACGGTCCGCCGCGGCGGCGGAATCCGTACGGCACCTCTCCGACCGGCTCGTCGCGGCGGGGCTGGCCGTACCGGAGGCCGCGCGGACGGGCGTGGCCGACGCGGTCACGCAGGTACGGGGCGCCGCGCTCGGCGTGTGCGGGCTGGGGGCGCTGGCGCTGCTGCTGCCCTCGCAGGGGTTCGAGGAGCAGCGGCTGCTGATCGCGCTGTGGTTCGCGCTGCCGCTGGTGCTGACCCTCAGCTGTCTCGTCATCGCCCGGATCGAGGGACCGCCGGGCACCCGGTGGGCGTCGCCGGAGGGCATGCGGGTGCTGGGAGCCGTGGTGGGCCGGGGCGGCGGCGAGGTGGCGGACCTCGTCTCCGTGGCCGTCTGGGGCGTGGGGGCGATGGAGTCCCCCGAGCTGCGGGCGGCGTTCGAGCAGCGGTAG
- a CDS encoding DUF4142 domain-containing protein — translation MRTTRARGGFFSGTGLIVAGLTATLIALVFPVWSYADRSGTGASVLNATTVTTRYGALSALDRDFITKVRLAGLWELPAGQQAETKGTTEAVRVAGEHLIEGHTFLDARVRDVAARLGLPLPNQPNDQQKAWLNTLTAAQGQEYDREFANILRLAHGKVFSVVAQVRATTRNSLVRDLADDANTTVLDHIKVLEATGLVDYDAIARDTVSASAPPLTNSPAPPVPLNDPGPPIPVTPTPLPATETPPRAEPSERYTLPPAANGPAEDGG, via the coding sequence ATGCGAACCACCAGGGCCAGAGGGGGATTCTTCAGTGGCACAGGACTCATCGTCGCCGGACTGACGGCGACGCTCATCGCGCTGGTCTTCCCGGTCTGGTCGTACGCGGACCGCTCCGGCACCGGGGCGAGCGTGCTCAACGCGACCACCGTGACGACGCGGTACGGCGCGCTGTCGGCCCTGGACCGGGACTTCATCACCAAGGTCAGGCTGGCGGGGCTGTGGGAACTGCCCGCCGGACAGCAGGCCGAGACCAAGGGCACCACCGAGGCCGTACGGGTCGCCGGTGAACATCTCATCGAGGGGCACACCTTCCTCGACGCCCGGGTCCGCGATGTCGCCGCGCGCCTCGGCCTGCCCCTGCCCAACCAGCCGAACGACCAGCAGAAGGCGTGGCTGAACACGCTGACGGCGGCCCAGGGCCAGGAGTACGACCGCGAGTTCGCCAACATCCTGCGCCTGGCGCACGGCAAGGTCTTCTCCGTCGTCGCCCAGGTCCGCGCGACCACCCGCAACTCGCTGGTCCGCGATCTCGCCGACGACGCCAACACCACCGTCCTGGACCACATCAAGGTCCTGGAGGCCACCGGGCTCGTCGACTACGACGCGATCGCCCGCGACACCGTCTCCGCGAGCGCCCCGCCCCTCACCAACTCCCCGGCCCCACCCGTCCCGTTGAACGACCCCGGCCCCCCGATCCCGGTGACCCCGACCCCGCTCCCGGCCACCGAGACCCCGCCACGGGCCGAGCCGTCGGAGCGCTACACCCTGCCACCGGCGGCCAACGGACCGGCGGAGGACGGCGGTTAG
- a CDS encoding peptidyl-tRNA hydrolase — MTTNDPAPDPTPASGPTQAQDSPFRDERTARDEAPQYVLPLVARIERAAPPARTDALETAARAVLVMLSDARSLGGGGEWAEAMRSWQDARIRKVVRRARGAEWRRAEALPGITVAGKSAEVRVFPPVPLDGWPKDLARLQVSGTDLDDPEPPAGPDPAAPVLWLNPEVAMSAGKAMAQAGHGAQLAWWDLDDTARAAWRDAGFPLAVRTAAPAHWRTLTTAGLPVVRDAGFTEIAPGSSTVIADHRPLFG; from the coding sequence GTGACCACGAACGACCCGGCCCCCGACCCCACTCCCGCGTCTGGGCCCACGCAGGCCCAGGACAGCCCGTTCCGGGACGAGCGGACCGCGCGCGACGAGGCGCCGCAGTACGTGCTGCCGCTGGTCGCGCGGATCGAGCGGGCCGCTCCCCCGGCGCGTACGGACGCGCTGGAGACAGCGGCGCGCGCCGTACTGGTGATGCTGAGCGACGCCCGGTCGCTGGGCGGTGGGGGAGAGTGGGCCGAGGCGATGCGGAGCTGGCAGGACGCCCGGATCCGCAAGGTGGTGCGGCGGGCGCGTGGTGCGGAGTGGCGGCGGGCCGAGGCGCTGCCCGGGATCACCGTGGCGGGCAAGTCGGCCGAGGTGCGGGTCTTCCCGCCGGTCCCCCTCGACGGCTGGCCCAAGGATCTGGCCCGGCTCCAGGTCTCCGGCACGGACCTCGACGACCCGGAGCCGCCGGCCGGTCCCGACCCGGCCGCCCCGGTGCTCTGGCTGAACCCCGAGGTCGCCATGTCGGCCGGCAAGGCGATGGCCCAGGCCGGTCACGGCGCCCAGCTCGCCTGGTGGGATCTCGACGACACGGCCCGCGCGGCCTGGCGGGACGCGGGTTTCCCGCTCGCCGTCCGCACCGCCGCCCCCGCCCACTGGCGCACTCTCACCACGGCCGGTCTCCCCGTCGTCCGCGACGCGGGCTTCACGGAGATCGCCCCGGGCTCCAGCACGGTGATCGCCGACCACCGGCCCCTGTTCGGCTGA